The following are encoded together in the Mammaliicoccus vitulinus genome:
- the hisH gene encoding imidazole glycerol phosphate synthase subunit HisH: MIAIIDYGLGNIKNIERALLHLGYEAKLTSDETTIKNSTHVVLPGVGHFKDAMEQLQKSGLDNVLYEIKDTHRIIGICLGMQVLFEFSEEGSAKGLCLLEGNVVPIESPYPVPHLGWNTLQSKHPLLDGDVYFIHSYHVTTDLPIVATADYGQPITAIVQQKNIIGIQFHPEKSGDYGLKILDQALKEGFIND; the protein is encoded by the coding sequence ATGATTGCAATTATTGATTACGGATTAGGCAATATTAAAAATATTGAACGTGCCCTATTACATTTAGGTTATGAAGCCAAATTAACATCCGACGAAACAACAATAAAAAACAGTACGCATGTCGTATTGCCTGGTGTCGGCCATTTCAAAGATGCAATGGAACAATTACAAAAAAGTGGTTTAGATAATGTTCTCTACGAAATAAAAGATACACATAGAATTATCGGAATATGTTTAGGGATGCAAGTTCTATTTGAATTTAGTGAGGAAGGTTCTGCTAAAGGTCTCTGTCTTCTTGAAGGTAATGTCGTACCTATAGAAAGCCCCTATCCTGTTCCACATTTAGGATGGAACACTTTGCAAAGCAAACATCCACTTTTAGATGGTGATGTTTACTTTATACATTCATATCATGTGACAACTGACTTACCTATAGTAGCAACTGCTGATTATGGTCAGCCGATAACAGCAATTGTTCAGCAAAAAAATATTATAGGTATTCAATTCCACCCTGAAAAAAGTGGTGACTACGGACTTAAAATACTAGATCAAGCATTGAAAGAGGGGTTTATAAATGATTGA
- a CDS encoding pyridoxal phosphate-dependent aminotransferase, whose product MIRINKNESPIPAMDTTILKDIISNSDFNFYPDEEYDAFINAYAHYYQLSPNQVSAANGSDEWIQKCMIALPEGPVLTLNPDFFMYTAYAQQINRPIHYVDAESDYTFSIEKIKHEIRRIKPAFFIMSVPHNPSGIQYPKEFLEEISELMKEIGGYFVIDEAYLDFGDSYEIEMQDHIIQMRTLSKAFALAGLRVGIVISTAKTIQTLNSIAHPYPLNTLTLKIATALFNDKSYVTSLLDRQRHLCENLRNIFKNNVSDIIHVIPSKTNFVLTYGELAPDLGRFIHDNGFLPRFYDEPNMNQTVRYSIATETQLEELEKIVKEWREKYDISKSKID is encoded by the coding sequence ATGATTAGAATTAATAAAAATGAAAGTCCAATACCTGCTATGGATACAACAATTTTGAAAGACATTATATCCAATTCAGATTTTAACTTTTATCCTGATGAAGAATATGACGCATTTATAAATGCATATGCTCATTATTATCAGTTGTCACCTAATCAAGTTTCAGCAGCTAATGGTTCAGACGAATGGATTCAAAAATGTATGATTGCTTTACCTGAAGGACCTGTACTAACATTAAATCCCGATTTCTTCATGTATACAGCATATGCACAACAAATTAATCGCCCTATTCATTATGTAGATGCTGAATCAGATTACACATTTTCAATTGAAAAAATTAAACATGAAATACGACGTATCAAGCCAGCATTTTTTATAATGAGTGTGCCACATAATCCGTCAGGTATCCAATACCCTAAAGAATTTTTAGAAGAAATTTCTGAATTAATGAAAGAAATCGGTGGATACTTCGTTATCGACGAAGCATATTTAGATTTCGGCGATTCATATGAAATTGAAATGCAAGATCATATCATACAAATGAGAACTTTAAGTAAGGCATTTGCGCTTGCTGGATTACGCGTTGGTATTGTGATTTCCACTGCCAAAACGATCCAAACTTTAAATAGTATTGCACACCCTTATCCTTTAAATACGTTAACTTTAAAAATAGCAACAGCATTATTTAATGATAAAAGCTATGTAACATCGCTATTAGACCGACAAAGACATTTATGTGAAAACCTAAGAAACATATTCAAAAACAATGTGAGTGACATTATTCATGTCATCCCATCGAAAACTAATTTCGTTTTGACATACGGTGAATTAGCTCCAGATTTAGGTCGATTTATACATGACAATGGATTTTTACCTAGATTTTATGACGAACCGAACATGAATCAAACTGTACGTTATTCTATAGCAACTGAAACACAACTAGAAGAACTTGAGAAAATAGTGAAGGAATGGAGAGAAAAATATGACATATCAAAAAGTAAGATCGACTAA
- the hisB gene encoding imidazoleglycerol-phosphate dehydratase HisB has protein sequence MTYQKVRSTKETDINIQLQFNDEASQINTGVGFLDHMLTLFSFHSGITLKIDVDGDTDVDDHHTVEDIGIVIGQLLLEAIKDKKSFTRYGSFYIPMDETLARVVTDISGRPFLSFNATFSREKVGSFDTELVEEFFRALVINARLTTHIDLIRGGNTHHEIEAIFKAFARSLKIALSKDDFDRIPSSKGVIE, from the coding sequence ATGACATATCAAAAAGTAAGATCGACTAAAGAAACAGATATTAATATTCAATTACAATTCAATGATGAAGCATCTCAAATCAATACGGGCGTAGGATTTTTAGATCATATGCTTACTTTATTTAGTTTCCATAGTGGCATCACTTTAAAAATAGATGTAGATGGAGATACTGATGTGGATGATCATCATACAGTTGAAGATATTGGCATAGTGATCGGTCAATTACTTTTAGAAGCCATTAAAGATAAAAAATCCTTTACTAGATATGGTTCTTTCTATATTCCAATGGATGAAACGTTAGCGCGTGTCGTAACAGACATAAGTGGTCGTCCATTCTTATCTTTTAATGCAACATTTTCTCGTGAAAAAGTAGGCTCATTTGATACTGAACTTGTAGAAGAATTCTTTAGAGCACTTGTCATTAATGCTAGATTAACAACGCATATAGATTTAATTAGAGGTGGAAACACACACCATGAAATCGAAGCAATCTTTAAAGCTTTCGCAAGAAGTTTGAAAATCGCTTTAAGCAAAGATGATTTCGATCGTATTCCATCATCTAAGGGTGTGATTGAATAA